The Planktothrix sp. FACHB-1365 genome has a segment encoding these proteins:
- the ntrB gene encoding nitrate ABC transporter permease encodes MFLQLNLATLAVAGQMAWKKTKPILFRDTFLLPTLGFLGVIFLWWFAATFLTDLMPTPLEALIDSREYANPFFRKGPGNLGLGWLLIASLRRVILGFLLGAVVAIPLGFLIGMSRPAFLALNPLVQIFKPVSPLAWLPIALAIFNLAEPSAIFVIFITSLWPTIINTALGVGSVNPDYLDVARVLEMPQWKRVIKIILPASLPYIFTGLRISLGIAWLVIVAVEMLTGGVGIGFFVWDQWNRLNLSSVFLAVFVIGITGLLLDYGLGQIQALVTHHRVKA; translated from the coding sequence ATGTTCTTACAATTGAATCTTGCGACTCTCGCAGTCGCCGGACAGATGGCGTGGAAAAAAACCAAGCCCATCTTATTTCGGGATACGTTTCTATTACCAACGTTAGGATTTTTAGGGGTAATTTTTCTGTGGTGGTTTGCGGCAACATTCCTCACAGACTTAATGCCAACCCCTTTAGAAGCCTTAATCGATAGCCGAGAATATGCTAATCCTTTTTTTAGAAAAGGGCCGGGTAATTTAGGATTAGGTTGGCTGTTAATTGCCAGTTTACGCCGAGTGATTCTAGGGTTTTTATTAGGGGCTGTGGTGGCAATTCCTTTAGGGTTTTTAATTGGAATGTCACGCCCTGCATTTTTAGCGTTAAATCCTTTAGTTCAAATTTTTAAACCCGTTTCTCCTTTGGCGTGGTTGCCCATTGCGTTAGCCATTTTTAACTTAGCTGAACCCTCCGCCATTTTTGTGATTTTTATTACGTCTTTATGGCCGACTATTATCAATACAGCACTAGGAGTTGGCAGCGTTAATCCTGATTATTTAGACGTAGCCAGAGTGTTAGAAATGCCTCAATGGAAACGAGTGATTAAAATCATTTTACCCGCCAGTTTACCCTACATTTTTACCGGATTACGGATTAGTTTAGGGATTGCTTGGTTAGTGATTGTTGCAGTAGAAATGTTAACCGGAGGAGTTGGCATTGGATTCTTCGTTTGGGATCAATGGAATCGCTTGAATTTAAGTTCAGTATTCCTAGCGGTATTTGTCATCGGAATAACTGGATTATTACTCGATTACGGTTTAGGTCAAATTCAAGCATTAGTAACTCATCACCGCGTTAAAGCATGA
- a CDS encoding pentapeptide repeat-containing protein, which translates to MNDKQLQEQAKSYIKILFNANTDNLLELAKLIGIDLTKDLVGIDLKGLNLAKTDLRNVNLSQANLSRVNLTEANLSQANLSQANLSGVNLMGANLENANLSGANLNNSNLIHTNLKAANLREADLSEAYLSYTNLSGADLSKAYLSGVYLGNANLIETDLNQVYLSQANLKGVNLSGLNLSEAYFMGANLSEADLSYANLSGANLSRANLNKTNLMGANLSGTNLMGANLSEANLTKTNLVASNISRANLMRANLFQADLSLANLCFASLNLANLSLTNLSGAIVKKAQFRSNLGISAEAKNDLISRGAIFDNYIGNSLNTFNPQ; encoded by the coding sequence ATGAATGACAAACAGCTTCAAGAACAGGCAAAAAGTTATATTAAGATTCTTTTTAATGCCAACACAGATAATTTATTAGAATTAGCGAAACTCATCGGAATTGACCTGACAAAAGATTTGGTTGGTATTGATTTAAAGGGTCTTAATTTGGCAAAAACTGACTTAAGAAATGTTAACCTGAGTCAAGCCAACTTAAGTCGCGTTAACCTAACTGAAGCCAACCTGAGTCAAGCCAACTTAAGCCAAGCGAATTTAAGTGGTGTTAACTTAATGGGAGCCAACCTAGAAAATGCAAATTTAAGTGGAGCCAACCTCAATAACTCTAATCTCATTCACACCAATTTAAAAGCAGCAAACCTCAGAGAAGCAGACTTGAGTGAAGCCTATCTCAGCTACACGAATTTGAGTGGCGCAGACCTAAGTAAAGCTTACCTCAGTGGAGTCTATTTAGGAAATGCCAATTTAATCGAAACTGACCTGAATCAAGTTTATTTAAGTCAAGCCAACTTAAAAGGAGTCAACCTCAGTGGACTTAATCTCAGTGAAGCTTATTTTATGGGAGCAAATCTCAGTGAAGCTGATTTAAGTTATGCGAATTTAAGTGGAGCCAACCTCAGTCGAGCCAACTTAAATAAAACAAATTTGATGGGAGCAAACTTAAGCGGAACTAACTTGATGGGAGCGAATTTAAGTGAAGCAAACTTAACAAAAACAAATTTAGTTGCAAGTAATATTAGCCGAGCCAACTTAATGAGAGCAAACTTGTTTCAAGCCGATTTAAGTTTGGCTAATTTGTGTTTTGCCTCTCTAAATCTTGCTAATTTAAGTCTCACGAACTTGAGTGGAGCTATTGTTAAAAAGGCTCAATTTAGATCAAATTTAGGGATTTCAGCAGAAGCCAAGAATGATCTCATTAGCAGGGGTGCAATCTTTGATAATTATATTGGCAATAGCTTAAATACTTTCAACCCTCAATAA
- a CDS encoding ABC transporter permease, whose protein sequence is MNFLESIKMATTTLLANKMRSSLTMLGIIIGNASVIAMIGIGEGAQKFVNNQVNSLGPNVLFVLPGSPESQRRPVFPPQNLVLEDARAIAEQVPSVEQVAPSLNGSELMTYRSNNASASVIGTTPEYLSVRNFDIAKGRFITDLDLKRNEQVVALGSELAQQLFGNEDPIGKSVRLRNMSLQVVGVMQPKGSSFGSNEDMNAFVPLTTMANRIVGNKSPYGTQVTFISIAIDDQDNMAAAQFQIENLLRLRHKVIDEDDFTVRNQKDLMNILGSIAGALTILLAATAAISLLVGGIGIMNIMLVSVTERTQEIGLRKAIGATQSDILIQFMIESVILSAAGGLIGTLIGVGGILLVGALTPLEAGISTVAIVTAVSISGGIGLFFGVVPAKQAAQLDPIVALRSV, encoded by the coding sequence ATGAATTTTTTAGAAAGTATCAAAATGGCGACTACAACGCTATTAGCCAATAAAATGCGAAGTAGTTTAACCATGTTAGGAATTATTATTGGGAATGCCTCTGTTATTGCCATGATTGGTATTGGAGAAGGGGCTCAGAAATTTGTCAATAATCAAGTAAATTCTTTGGGGCCGAATGTTTTATTTGTGTTACCTGGAAGTCCAGAATCTCAACGTCGTCCGGTATTTCCTCCCCAAAATTTAGTCTTAGAAGATGCAAGAGCGATCGCCGAACAAGTCCCATCTGTTGAACAAGTAGCTCCGTCTTTGAATGGTAGTGAATTAATGACTTATCGCAGTAATAATGCTTCGGCTTCTGTGATAGGTACAACACCAGAATATTTATCGGTGCGGAATTTTGATATTGCTAAAGGTCGATTTATTACGGATTTAGACTTAAAACGAAATGAACAAGTTGTGGCGTTAGGATCGGAATTAGCTCAACAATTATTTGGCAATGAAGACCCCATTGGTAAATCCGTTCGACTGCGAAATATGAGCTTACAAGTGGTGGGAGTCATGCAGCCCAAAGGCTCAAGTTTTGGCAGTAATGAAGATATGAATGCCTTTGTCCCCTTAACTACAATGGCGAATCGAATTGTGGGGAATAAATCACCTTATGGAACTCAAGTGACGTTTATTTCCATTGCCATTGATGACCAAGATAATATGGCTGCGGCTCAATTCCAAATAGAAAATTTACTGCGGTTACGTCATAAAGTCATTGATGAAGATGATTTTACCGTTCGTAACCAAAAAGATTTAATGAATATTTTGGGAAGTATTGCTGGAGCTTTAACCATTTTGTTAGCAGCAACCGCCGCCATTTCTTTATTAGTGGGTGGGATTGGAATTATGAATATTATGCTGGTTTCGGTGACGGAAAGAACCCAAGAAATTGGCTTAAGAAAAGCCATCGGAGCTACCCAATCTGATATTTTAATTCAGTTTATGATTGAATCTGTCATTTTATCCGCCGCCGGGGGTTTAATTGGAACCTTGATTGGCGTGGGTGGTATTTTATTAGTGGGTGCATTAACGCCTTTAGAAGCCGGAATTTCTACCGTTGCCATTGTAACAGCCGTTAGCATCTCTGGGGGAATTGGATTATTTTTTGGTGTTGTTCCCGCCAAACAAGCGGCTCAACTTGACCCTATTGTTGCTTTAAGAAGTGTTTAA